TTTCCGTTTTTCCAACTgtgtcggcggcgcagcggcgcaagTTCCGGTCTCGACCGTGTTATCCGAGCAACGTAGTCAAGTTGCCTGTCTTTTCAGTTCAGCGACAGATGCACCTCCGAACCCTTTCCTGGGGCCGGAGCTAAGCACTGGATTTCCCTCTTCGACAGAGGCGCCGTTTCAGCCTGCAAGCGCGAAGATGGTTTTCCCCGACCCTCAACTTGCGTATACGGCGGTGACCCAGGGGCAACCGCGACTCCAACGTCGGCCCTCGGTGCCTCTCACTGGCTTGGCAGAAGGCGTCTCGCTGATCCGTGCTGTGTCAGAGTCTCAACATGATGAGTCTGGTCTTCGCTTCGTGAAGGATAGTCCTGCAGCGTGTTTGCTGCGAGATGCTACCCCGTTTCTTCGGAATTTCCGTCCTGTCGGGTTCCCCTCGAGTTTTCAAGCCGCTGGAATGGCGTCTCCCTGGTTCCGCTCGCCTAGCCAGCGTGCCCTTCCCTCTCAGCACACTCAGTCTCCCTCCTGCGATTCACTGGTTCCCGACGCGTTACAGCGCTCACCGTCATGTCActctttctcgcctcttctgaCCGCTTCAGAAGACGCTAGGGGCGCCAGTAGCATTTCTCGGCGAGGCCGATCCAACTCGGTCATGGCCAAAAACGAGCCTGGCTCTTCTGTGCCGCAGACTCCACTTCACggcttttctgcgtctgaCCCGTTCACCGTCATCAGAGATGTCAGATCCGCTCCCACAGGGATCAATCCACTCGGCGCGCCGAATGCATGCACGTCTCCCATGACCGTTGATGGAAGTTCGGGCACGCCTGCGGGGTCTTCGGGACGCATACCAATGGCTACGGAAGGCTATGAAGGGGCGCCGAAGCTCGCTATGGGAGGCGTTGGCATGGTGCCGCCGCTTCGATCCTACACGCACGCTCAGTTCACCGCAAGCGAGATGtgcagcgcagcgcccaTCTCTCCGTTGTTGCATTCTGCTACGTCGTCCACTTCTCTGTGTCCTTCGTCGAACAACATGGCGAGCCCTGTCCTCCGTTTTTCAAGTGCAGGTTGCCTCGGTCCGCGGCCGTCAGACGGCCACACATCCCAGCTGTCATCGCAGCCGTCAAGCCCCCGCGCATTCTCCGGATCTGGTGCACACGCACCGGTATTCGGGCTTTCACGTAGTTGTACGGCCGCAGTTGCTGCCCCTGCCGCGGGGTCGCCGCTTGCCGCGACGTTTTTCAGCGTCTGCAGTCCTTCGAGGCTTCGGTCAAACATGCTCAACGGAGTCAGCGCGTGTGAAAACCCGGTGCCCGCCCGCAGCGAAGCGACTGAGACTAGATCGGCATCCATGGTCGACGCAGTCCCTTGTGTCGATTCCGGTTCCTCCATTTCGTCTCTCCCGCCTCGTGGCTGTGCGGCTGCCAGCGAAGCGGTCTCGATTTCGCAGCGCGCCCAGTGCTTGCTCGGGAACGATCAAGGCGCCGAAGCATATGAGTGTAgtgcgcctcctgcctcgtCACCATCTGTGCTCAttcccgcctctctgccgGAGTCGGTTACAtcatcgtcttcttcccATGAGGaaccgacgcagagagacagccatGCGCCAGATGCCTCAAAGCCACCCTTGGATCTCCGCAGTagagcggaggccgagggcAACGGTGACGAAGGCATCAGTCTAGAAGAaacggcgcgggcgtcttcCGTCCGGTGGAGTGACGCGGGTCCGTCTGAGGCGCTGGTCTGCGGAGGGtcgtcgggcgccgcctctggagCGACACGACCGGCGCAAAAGAAAAGGCGTGAGAAGCCTCTGTCACTGACGCGATATCGCTGCGGTTTGAGTGCTTCCTTGTGCGGAGTTGGTGAACAAAAACAAAACTTACCTACTCGTCCTGCAGGAGACAAAACCTCCGCTGGGGTGTCACGGATAACCTTTCGAGGCAGcctttcgccgtcgcccaggACTGCATGCACTCCGGCTCGCTGCTACCCATCCCGCGGGCGCACAGATAGCAGAAGGAAACCTGCGGCGACAGGGAGGAAACCgatgtctcctccgcctgtgACGAAGCTGCGGTCGACGTCCAGGCCGGGGTCTCTCCGGCTGAGACGTGCGGCGTCAGTTGGTGGACTCCACTCTGTGTCGTCGTCTGGTGCCGATAGGTGTTTCCCGTTCGGCGGGGTTCGTCTTCCGATGGACATACGCACACTGAAAGAACTGCATCAGCGCCTCCCTTTGCCCTATACCGTTTCcctgtcttcctccgccaCGGTGAATTCATGCCGGAAGAAGGCAGTTCATATGTATCCGGAGAGAGCGGTGAGATCTGTGGTGAAGACTCATCACACGCTCAAGAAGAATCAGACGAACGGAGCTTTGACTAACAAGGTACCCACGTCGCCATCCGGCGGTCCTCCCGCTTCTGGAGGCGTCTGTGcggcaggcagcgacgccccGTTGCCGCCCGTCCCCGTGGATCATCTGCGAGCGCCCTCAACGAGCCAGGCCAGCAAATGTAGCGAGATCGCGGTCACGTCTTCGCGTGACGGTCGCGCCGCGTTTCgtccgtctgcggcggcggcgtctcgttCCTCCTCGAATCCCACTCCCGTCGAACcagacgcagcgcctcccCGACGAAGAGCTGGGGCTGGGTCCTCAGGTCAACTAGGTGGTGTGGGtgcgcctggcggctgcaGACCGCTTCTCCACCAACGGGCTTCGGGTACGCTGTCCCACCAAGCTCAGGACGCGCGCCCATCTGGCCTTTTTCCTCATCCGCGGCTTTTTAGGAAGTCCCCTGCGTTCTCCACCGTCGTAGGAGGCCGGGTACGCGCTATCCGAGCGGGTTGCACCGCACCGAGCGCGCACCAGGCAGTCAGTCGTCGTCTCAGTTCCGTCCAGCCTCCTTCGAAGAGTGCGGACGCGCATCGCAACTCAGCCGTGGGTGCGTTGAGTGCTCTCCAAGACTCTCGAAACGTCGCCTCTTCCGGATCAAAACCCAGGGAGGCTGGCCGCCCCCTCGTTGCAAATCGGGGGAGTGGAGTGGGAATTCGCGCAAAGTCTCCCGGGACTGTGACTTCTGTTCGCAGAACCGAAAGCACCCTCCCACCTCGGCAGCAGCGTATGACTCGCCCCATAGTTCGTGGGTCTTCTCCGCCGGGAACAGGCAGGCGTCCACTTTTGCCGGCGTCCTGCGCAAAGAGCGGGTCGAGGTCGGAGGACCTCTACGTGCTCCGTCGCGCGAACGGTGCGCAGTCGTCCACTGGAGGCTTTTCCGGAGAACCCAATGAACAGTCTGTCCgacttctccgcgtcctgtCGCGGCCTCCCTCATCcgtgtcgtcttcctcgtcttcctgtGACAGCGTCGGCTCATCTCCTCGCAGAGCGCCATCTGTTTCGTCCCTCTGCTCAGCTGCTAAGGCAGACTCTGCGCTGCATTTCGCCCTACAAGGGACTCAAGCTTTCATGAGCGTGGGCGtgtgcgcgagcgcagcccCGGAAGGGCAACGGGATCCGATACACAGCGGCAGCCACTCGGGCAGCGTGAGTTGTTCATCTTCGGTGGGGTCGCTTACGCATCGACGTGActcagggcggcgcgcagatgGCCACCAGGGGCGAATGTCAGGGCAGCCGCGAGGTCAGCAGGACCAGGGGCTGGCgggcagagagggagggcgcgACCCACGCGCGgacggaggcagctgcgcatctgcgtcgctggcgggTGCATCGCCAGCTGGACGGTCCTCGGTGCATTCCGAGCGCCAGCAGTCCTTGCCTGAAAGCCTCGAGCCCCTCGAGATGCCGCCGAGCGTCGTAAAGTCTCCCGAACCGAAAGCTGGAGGTCCAGACACGCGCACGGTTCATCTTCCCAGACTAGCCCTCCACCGCCTGACCAAGGCtgcggaagagacagaagggaCAGCCCAGGCTGCCggctcgtcggcgccggGCGAGAGGGACACCCCTGCGTCCAGTGGGACTTCGCACGCAGCGTCGTCAGGGGGTTGTCCGTCCAAACTCGCTGGCGGTCGGACGGCAGGGCCGCAAAGTCAGAAAGCAAACGCAGGGCCCTTGAGCAGAGCCCGGCGACCCCCCTCGGTAGACTCCGGCTCGGTCGACCGCGCAGCCAAACCCAGGAacccgcctctgcagagttCCCCGCGGAGTGCAGACACCGCggtgccgcgcggcgggcggcggcatACCTTGTCTGTGGGTGGCAGCGAGGTGTCGGCCTCGGCAAAGCAGCGTGTGCCCTCCACGATTGCGAGGCGTTCAAGTGAAAGGAGGGCCGTTTCAGTGAAGCCGAGTCGCCCTGTCCGTACCACTTCAtccggcctgcagcgccgaagCAGTCAGACGCCCGTATCCCGGTTTGCGACATCCGAGAATCGCGCTGAGAGAAAGCCTTCTTTGCGGGGCTTCGGGTCGACGGCTGCCGCCGTGAACTCGCCCGCTCATAGACTTGCGAGTCTCGAACCTGAATCACAACGCTTGGCGCCAGTGAAGAGAGGTAGCAACGCGGGGGTCGCCTCTGGAAAAAAGAGGGCTGAAGAGCAGTTGCCGCGACCCGCCGTCTCGCAAGAATTCGctgaaggccgccgcagggcagctgcaggcgaaccCTTGCCGTCTTTGAAGCCCGCGAAATCCACGCCTCTACAACACAACAGtgctgcgctggcgctgaCTCCGCGAGGCTCTCAGAAGGGCGACTCCATGGTGACCACGCCTGCCCCAGTTCGGGGAAATCGAGCCCGGGCAATGAGCGTGAGGCCGACGGCGGAGCTGCTAAGGAGAGCGCGCCAGGCGAGTGGCGGTGCTTCTTCAGCCCAGCaggtctctctcgcggctctgAGGAGCCGAGGCTCTACTGACAGTGTGTCGAGTCGAAAGAAACGCAGTGTTTCCTCGATCAGCCTACGGCTGAGCCGAGTCGCGGGCGGCTCCTTGTCGCCAGGTTCGGCGACGTCAGCTCAGAGTTCTCTG
This portion of the Besnoitia besnoiti strain Bb-Ger1 chromosome VII, whole genome shotgun sequence genome encodes:
- a CDS encoding hypothetical protein (encoded by transcript BESB_077110), yielding MAYGAKQAEEQLCTGVCCSATDAPPNPFLGPELSTGFPSSTEAPFQPASAKMVFPDPQLAYTAVTQGQPRLQRRPSVPLTGLAEGVSLIRAVSESQHDESGLRFVKDSPAACLLRDATPFLRNFRPVGFPSSFQAAGMASPWFRSPSQRALPSQHTQSPSCDSLVPDALQRSPSCHSFSPLLTASEDARGASSISRRGRSNSVMAKNEPGSSVPQTPLHGFSASDPFTVIRDVRSAPTGINPLGAPNACTSPMTVDGSSGTPAGSSGRIPMATEGYEGAPKLAMGGVGMVPPLRSYTHAQFTASEMCSAAPISPLLHSATSSTSLCPSSNNMASPVLRFSSAGCLGPRPSDGHTSQLSSQPSSPRAFSGSGAHAPVFGLSRSCTAAVAAPAAGSPLAATFFSVCSPSRLRSNMLNGVSACENPVPARSEATETRSASMVDAVPCVDSGSSISSLPPRGCAAASEAVSISQRAQCLLGNDQGAEAYECSAPPASSPSVLIPASLPESVTSSSSSHEEPTQRDSHAPDASKPPLDLRSRAEAEGNGDEGISLEETARASSVRWSDAGPSEALVCGGSSGAASGATRPAQKKRREKPLSLTRYRCGLSASLCGVGEQKQNLPTRPAGDKTSAGVSRITFRGSLSPSPRTACTPARCYPSRGRTDSRRKPAATGRKPMSPPPVTKLRSTSRPGSLRLRRAASVGGLHSVSSSGADRCFPFGGVRLPMDIRTLKELHQRLPLPYTVSLSSSATVNSCRKKAVHMYPERAVRSVVKTHHTLKKNQTNGALTNKVPTSPSGGPPASGGVCAAGSDAPLPPVPVDHLRAPSTSQASKCSEIAVTSSRDGRAAFRPSAAAASRSSSNPTPVEPDAAPPRRRAGAGSSGQLGGVGAPGGCRPLLHQRASGTLSHQAQDARPSGLFPHPRLFRKSPAFSTVVGGRVRAIRAGCTAPSAHQAVSRRLSSVQPPSKSADAHRNSAVGALSALQDSRNVASSGSKPREAGRPLVANRGSGVGIRAKSPGTVTSVRRTESTLPPRQQRMTRPIVRGSSPPGTGRRPLLPASCAKSGSRSEDLYVLRRANGAQSSTGGFSGEPNEQSVRLLRVLSRPPSSVSSSSSSCDSVGSSPRRAPSVSSLCSAAKADSALHFALQGTQAFMSVGVCASAAPEGQRDPIHSGSHSGSVSCSSSVGSLTHRRDSGRRADGHQGRMSGQPRGQQDQGLAGREGGRDPRADGGSCASASLAGASPAGRSSVHSERQQSLPESLEPLEMPPSVVKSPEPKAGGPDTRTVHLPRLALHRLTKAAEETEGTAQAAGSSAPGERDTPASSGTSHAASSGGCPSKLAGGRTAGPQSQKANAGPLSRARRPPSVDSGSVDRAAKPRNPPLQSSPRSADTAVPRGGRRHTLSVGGSEVSASAKQRVPSTIARRSSERRAVSVKPSRPVRTTSSGLQRRSSQTPVSRFATSENRAERKPSLRGFGSTAAAVNSPAHRLASLEPESQRLAPVKRGSNAGVASGKKRAEEQLPRPAVSQEFAEGRRRAAAGEPLPSLKPAKSTPLQHNSAALALTPRGSQKGDSMVTTPAPVRGNRARAMSVRPTAELLRRARQASGGASSAQQVSLAALRSRGSTDSVSSRKKRSVSSISLRLSRVAGGSLSPGSATSAQSSLLPDIQEVAQALEVPSMHLVMNPIQPAQERCASGGQSSTRGSLGSSARRTSLTPREDRGISRPALARKSVGNESARGRAEGQTRDSPTSRGMAVVSRLRRSLLARESSGPTKQARLPRRDSVRRRVVSPPSRTSASVNRTPSASLSGSRGGAASAVGDPSSSPKRGRTLSAFVNRVPQIQGALERNSIAAVPKAIGLSSPRGSAPRSPTAGRLAQGLQRMETPGRQGATLSPPRLGVRKPESDAPVPRTDKTKPRIDVSVASRRRVNVAAPSAFMRGDVAGEAGDGSSAASSPRVARRHGPTLAARAPGGLRTTGSLTAASPLKERAGIAAARARGKTGAKAAARGRRRIVAVAGLAQQSREAGAPSDAEAQAKAKEEKEESKPKYSVKDLPMPAQRIQSIVNIPEGVFLPIKDAPELEESALVRIFENDMCKPVARGVFEKALYGLTSELSMVIPVDLKNLKRWLEQSLEEVEKERRELIDIRAFLEVLPNFCMVDLPQDFVLACRDGQFWKTWGKGWMGEDGRPLQIPQDRLLLAFFCAEGLEGGPKWECSMMRREDERMQGLIREEAERQRRHEEYLRWMRKERTLQEMVHWKQKRWRQLREMWERLIVAIEIHRQPQHASLAGVDNHLTVSQEIAYGLHPERARSVLATLLCAPTPPGDGLCLPCSPCAGGPVADHGGAARCSASDAPTRHMASLPRSVEAVFEHPLSPTQPHLPVSVASVEVVSSRAELAARARVSESYAMAIAAMQRMPLLPSPDYVRYLLEHKKFGELNSLFKTLVGYTIPQLWILYDQEEARAEAAARAQEAARAAREERFKAIAETQAQRRQAEKSRFEREETEREAMHAEDLLSKQEEESRLAKKRQFLKEIPLSPAEAKDVQLLLSRAAKKKTRIYSTKDSKLARRAGSAEFAQPPPVKEFSPVLPSVESRTSSVSNSSSVRN